The window TGAAGAAGGTATCAAAAATTGGTTTTTCGAAAAGAGTGCGAGTTTTATCGGATAAAGGATTGTCCATACCATTCCCCATTTCCATTTCTTGTTTCCTTCGCGGAGAGCATTTTTCCACGAAGGGTTTTCACGGTAGTCACAAAGTCGGCCACCGGAACATCAACATTACCATTGAAGAGATTCATCAGCCGATACACCTGATCGTCTGCTTCAAAGGTGAAGACCACTTTGCCGCTTTTGAGTTCGAGCGCTGGTTCTATACCGTGTAGTGAGAGGAAAGAGGAAAGATAAATATCGAGAAGATTGATTTTCCGTGTCTC of the Syntrophorhabdaceae bacterium genome contains:
- a CDS encoding DUF5659 domain-containing protein; amino-acid sequence: MAETRKINLLDIYLSSFLSLHGIEPALELKSGKVVFTFEADDQVYRLMNLFNGNVDVPVADFVTTVKTLRGKMLSAKETRNGNGEWYGQSFIR